In a single window of the Chondrocystis sp. NIES-4102 genome:
- the acpP gene encoding acyl carrier protein, producing MNQEIFEKVKKIVVEQLEVEADKVTSDASFANDLGADSLDTVELVMALEEEFEIEIPDEAAEQIDTVGKAVDFISSETDA from the coding sequence ATGAATCAAGAAATTTTTGAAAAGGTAAAAAAAATTGTCGTAGAACAATTAGAGGTAGAAGCAGACAAAGTAACATCAGATGCTAGTTTTGCTAACGATTTAGGGGCAGATTCTTTAGATACAGTCGAATTAGTAATGGCTTTAGAAGAAGAGTTTGAGATAGAAATTCCCGATGAAGCAGCAGAACAAATAGATACAGTAGGTAAAGCAGTAGATTTTATCAGTTCTGAAACTGATGCTTAG